In the genome of Xyrauchen texanus isolate HMW12.3.18 chromosome 33, RBS_HiC_50CHRs, whole genome shotgun sequence, one region contains:
- the LOC127627072 gene encoding sclerostin-like, with the protein MQVSLALVHYGARLLLLLLLLQQGCFTAEHGWRVFKNDATEIIPEYMEDTQRPEGQIQLSNNNTLNRAKNGGRRSSANSRTYGASELSCRELRSTRYITDGSCRSAKPVKELVCSGQCLPAHLMPNSILRGKWWRSSSSDYRCIPAHSRTQRIQLQCPNGPNRTYKIRVVTSCKCKRYTRHHNQSDAKELPSQKPRRNKKHTRIPQGRGSSKMPTVNSNSY; encoded by the exons ATGCAGGTGTCACTAGCGCTCGTGCACTACGGCGCGcggctgctgttgctgctgctgctgcttcaaCAGGGATGCTTCACAGCGGAGCACGGATGgagggtttttaaaaatgatGCTACAGAAATTATTCCAGAATACATGGAGGACACGCAGCGACCCGAAGGGCAGATACAACTTTCTAACAATAACACACTGAACCGGGCTAAGAACGGGGGAAGGAGGTCATCCGCAAACTCACGTACTTATG GAGCCTCTGAACTGAGTTGTCGGGAGCTGCGTTCAACTCGCTACATTACAGATGGATCTTGCCGCAGTGCCAAGCCAGTGAAGGAACTGGTGTGTTCTGGTCAATGTCTTCCAGCTCATCTAATGCCAAATTCAATTCTAAGGGGAAAATGGTGGAGAAGCAGTTCCTCTGATTACCGTTGCATCCCTGCACACTCTCGCACCCAGAGGATACAGCTACAGTGTCCAAACGGACCAAACCGGACATATAAAATCAGAGTGGTCACCTCTTGCAAGTGCAAACGCTACACACGCCATCACAACCAATCAGATGCCAAGGAGTTGCCATCCCAGAAGCCACGACGCAATAAGAAGCACACGCGCATTCCGCAGGGACGAGGCAGTAGCAAAATGCCCACAGTCAACAGCAATTCGTACTGA